A genomic segment from Taeniopygia guttata chromosome 36, bTaeGut7.mat, whole genome shotgun sequence encodes:
- the LOC140681449 gene encoding olfactory receptor 14J1-like has protein sequence MPNSSSISHFLLLALADTRQLQLLHFCLFLGISLAALLGNGLIISAVACGHHLHTPMFFFLLNLALSDLGSICTTVPKALHNSLWDTSTISYTGCAAQLFFFMFFISAEVSILTIMCYDRYVSICKPLHYGTLLGSRACAHMAAAAWASAFLNALLHTANTFSLPLCHGNALGQFFCEIPQILKLSCSNSYLRELGLSALSVCLGFGCFVFMVFSYVQIFGAVLRIPSEQGRHKAFSTCLPHLAVVSLFVSTAVFAYLKPASMSSPSLDLALSVLYLVVPPALNPLIYSLRNQELKAAVWTLMTGCFQEH, from the coding sequence atgcccaacagcagctccatcagccacttcctcctgctggcactggcagacacgcggcagctgcagctcctgcacttctgcctcttcctgggcatctccctggctgccctcctgggcaacggcctcatcatcagcgccgtagcctgcggccaccacctgcacacgcccatgttcttcttcctgctcaacctggccctcagcgacctgggctccatctgcaccactgtccccaaagccctgcacaattccctctgggacaccagcactatctcctacacaggatgtgctgctcagctctttttcttcatgtttttcatctcagcagaggtttccatcctgaccatcatgtgctacgaccgctacgtgtccatctgcaaacccctgcactatgggaccctcctgggcagcagagcttgtgcccacatggcagcagctgcctgggccagtgcctttctcaatgctctgctgcacacagccaatacattttccctgcccctgtgccatggcaatgccctgggtcagttcttctgtgaaatcccacagatcctgaaactctcctgctccaatTCCTATCTCAGGGAGCTTGGGCTCAGTGCTCTTAGTGTGTGTTTAGGATTCggatgttttgtgttcatggtcttctcctatgtgcagatcttcggggctgtgctgaggatcccctctgagcagggacggcacaaagccttttccacctgcctccctcacctaGCTGTAGTCTCCTTGTTtgtcagcactgcagtgtttgccTACCTGAAGCCCGCctcgatgtcctccccatccctggatctggccctgtcagttctgtacttggtggtgcctccagccctgaaccccctcatctacagcctgaggaaccaggagctcaaggctgcagtgtggacactgatgactggatgctttcaggaacattaa